From the genome of Leptolyngbyaceae cyanobacterium:
TAATCTTGGAAAGAATCAGCGAATCGCTGGCTAATCTTTAACTTTTTGTCTAATTCTGCTATTAAGATAATCCCGGCATTTGAAGTGATTCTTCCTCCCGAAAAATTCGCGATGATTTCTTTTCCTTTAATTTTTCCCAAATTAAATTC
Proteins encoded in this window:
- a CDS encoding transposase, whose protein sequence is MTPNSRKKASKEFNLGKIKGKEIIANFSGGRITSNAGIILIAELDKKLKISQRFADSFQD